One Etheostoma cragini isolate CJK2018 chromosome 18, CSU_Ecrag_1.0, whole genome shotgun sequence DNA window includes the following coding sequences:
- the snx9b gene encoding sorting nexin-9b isoform X3, translating to MALKAQALYDFTAEAGNNELTVKEGETLIITNQSIGGGWIEAQNSRGEVGLVPEDYIEFSKPVPSFPGAGTAAPAVSVGNVAIPDLAIFDSFAPSAAPAQNQVDAGGLSPQPDSPNTPVSPYLSSPDEASNNIDPWSVWNADPTGGSNNNWASNPEGTQTGKGPGDPWGSVSQGHPQAYQGPGAEDDEWDDEWDDMKSTGGYAESESGDAGAIQRGAHASSMKISLNNRFPGFSKSGPELYLLCKQIAKGKEKLPIYVGEVGPVWFYPETQLDCVVADPKKGSKMYGLKSYIEYQITPNTTNRPVNHRYKHFDWLYERLLDKFGSAIPIPSLPDKQVTGRFEEEFIKMRMERLQGWMTRMCRHPVVSSSEVFQIFLTYKDEKDWKMGKRKAEKDETVGVMIFTTIEPEAADLDLVEVEQKCEQFSRFTKAMDDGVKEILTVGNEHWKRCTGPLPKEYMRIGKAFQNLSAVFNSSGYQGESTLTDAMTAAGKTYEEIAQMVAEQPKKDLHFVMETNNEYKGLLGCFPDTIGVHKAALEKVKEADKLVATSKITPQDKVTMAKRVSTMSYALQAEMNHFHSNRIYDYNRVMQLYLEEQVKFYETIAAKLRQAHSQFTTM from the exons ATGGCGCTAAAG GCACAAGCTTTATATGACTTCACTGCTGAGGCTGGAAACAACGAGTTGACGGTGAAAGAAGGCGAGACACTTATTATCACCAATCAG AGTATTGGAGGCGGCTGGATTGAAGCACAGAACTCCAGAGGAGAGGTTGGACTGGTGCCAGAAGACTACATTGAG TTCAGTAAGCCGGTACCATCGTTTCCAGGAGCAGGAACTGCAGCACCTGCTGTAAGTGTGGGAAATGTTGCAATTCCAGACCTCGCCATCTTCGATTCCTTCGCTCCTTCAGCAGCACCTGCACAAAACCAG GTGGATGCTGGGGGCTTAAGTCCCCAGCCGGACTCCCCCAACACCCCAGTTTCCCCCTACCTTTCGTCCCCTGATGAG GCTAGTAACAATATTGATCCCTGGTCGGTGTGGAACGCAGACCCTACGGGGGGCTCCAACAATAACTGGGCGTCCAATCCAGAGGGCACCCAGACTGGGAAGGGTCCTGGTGACCCCTGGGGCTCCGTATCACAGGGTCACCCGCAGGCTTACCAGGGTCCAG GAGCGGAGGATGATGAGTGGGATGATGAGTGGGATGACATGAAGTCCACTGGAGGTTACGCCGAGTCAGAATCTGGAGATGCCGGAGCAATACAGAGAGGAGCTCATGCGTCTTCAATGAAAATCTCCCTCAACAA CAGGTTTCCTGGCTTCTCCAAGTCTGGCCCAGAGCTCTACCTCCTATGCAAGCAGATCGCTAAGGGCAAAGAAAAGCTGCCAATCTAT GTTGGAGAAGTTGGTCCGGTGTGGTTTTACCCAGAAACTCAGCTGGACTGTGTTGTGGCTGATCCCAAGAAAGGCTCAAAGATGTACGGCCTCAAGAGCTACATCGAGTACCAAATCACACCCAAC ACCACAAACCGACCAGTCAATCACAGATACAAGCACTTTGATTGGCTGTATGAGAGGCTGCTAGACAAATTTGGGTCAGCCATTCCAATTCCCTCTTTACCAGACAAGCAAGTGACAG GGCGTTTTGAGGAAGAGTTTATTAAGATGCGTATGGAGCGGTTGCAGGGCTGGATGACCAGGATGTGCAGGCACCCGGTCGTTTCCAGCAGTGAAGTATTCCAGATTTTCCTCACCTACAAGGACGAGAAG GACTGGAAGATGGggaagagaaaagcagaaaaggaCGAGACAGTGGGAGTGATGATCTTTACCACGATAGAGCCTGAAGCTGCAGACCTGGATCTTGTGGAAGT AGAGCAGAAATGTGAGCAGTTCAGCAGGTTCACCAAAGCCATGGATGACGGAGTGAAGGAAATCCTCACAGTGGGCAACGAGCACTGGAAGAGATGTACAGGCC CTTTGCCTAAAGAGTACATGAGAATCGGCAAAGCCTTCCAAAACCTTTCTGCCGTCTTCAACAGCAGTGGATACCAAG GTGAGTCAACTCTGACTGATGCCATGACGGCAGCAGGCAAGACATATGAGGAGATAGCTCAGATGGTGGCAGAGCAG CCCAAGAAAGACTTGCACTTCGTCATGGAGACCAACAATGAATATAAGGGTCTTCTTGGATGCTTCCCGGACACCATCGGAGTCCACAAG GCAGCCCTAGAAAAGGTGAAGGAGGCCGACAAGTTGGTGGCCACCAGTAAAATTACCCCTCAGGACAAAGTCACCATGGCTAAACGAGTCAGCACCATGTCATACGCATTACAAG CTGAGATGAACCACTTCCATAGCAACCGTATCTACGACTACAACAGGGTCATGCAGTTGTACTTGGAAGAGCAAGTCAAGTTTTACGAGACG ATTGCCGCAAAGCTGAGACAAGCACACAGTCAGTTCACAACAATGTGA
- the snx9b gene encoding sorting nexin-9b isoform X4 → MALKAQALYDFTAEAGNNELTVKEGETLIITNQSIGGGWIEAQNSRGEVGLVPEDYIEFSKPVPSFPGAGTAAPAVSVGNVAIPDLAIFDSFAPSAAPAQNQVDAGGLSPQPDSPNTPVSPYLSSPDEASNNIDPWSVWNADPTGGSNNNWASNPEGTQTGKGPGDPWGSVSQGHPQAYQGPGAEDDEWDDEWDDMKSTGGYAESESGDAGAIQRGAHASSMKISLNKFPGFSKSGPELYLLCKQIAKGKEKLPIYVGEVGPVWFYPETQLDCVVADPKKGSKMYGLKSYIEYQITPNTTNRPVNHRYKHFDWLYERLLDKFGSAIPIPSLPDKQVTGRFEEEFIKMRMERLQGWMTRMCRHPVVSSSEVFQIFLTYKDEKDWKMGKRKAEKDETVGVMIFTTIEPEAADLDLVEVEQKCEQFSRFTKAMDDGVKEILTVGNEHWKRCTGPLPKEYMRIGKAFQNLSAVFNSSGYQGESTLTDAMTAAGKTYEEIAQMVAEQPKKDLHFVMETNNEYKGLLGCFPDTIGVHKAALEKVKEADKLVATSKITPQDKVTMAKRVSTMSYALQAEMNHFHSNRIYDYNRVMQLYLEEQVKFYETIAAKLRQAHSQFTTM, encoded by the exons ATGGCGCTAAAG GCACAAGCTTTATATGACTTCACTGCTGAGGCTGGAAACAACGAGTTGACGGTGAAAGAAGGCGAGACACTTATTATCACCAATCAG AGTATTGGAGGCGGCTGGATTGAAGCACAGAACTCCAGAGGAGAGGTTGGACTGGTGCCAGAAGACTACATTGAG TTCAGTAAGCCGGTACCATCGTTTCCAGGAGCAGGAACTGCAGCACCTGCTGTAAGTGTGGGAAATGTTGCAATTCCAGACCTCGCCATCTTCGATTCCTTCGCTCCTTCAGCAGCACCTGCACAAAACCAG GTGGATGCTGGGGGCTTAAGTCCCCAGCCGGACTCCCCCAACACCCCAGTTTCCCCCTACCTTTCGTCCCCTGATGAG GCTAGTAACAATATTGATCCCTGGTCGGTGTGGAACGCAGACCCTACGGGGGGCTCCAACAATAACTGGGCGTCCAATCCAGAGGGCACCCAGACTGGGAAGGGTCCTGGTGACCCCTGGGGCTCCGTATCACAGGGTCACCCGCAGGCTTACCAGGGTCCAG GAGCGGAGGATGATGAGTGGGATGATGAGTGGGATGACATGAAGTCCACTGGAGGTTACGCCGAGTCAGAATCTGGAGATGCCGGAGCAATACAGAGAGGAGCTCATGCGTCTTCAATGAAAATCTCCCTCAACAA GTTTCCTGGCTTCTCCAAGTCTGGCCCAGAGCTCTACCTCCTATGCAAGCAGATCGCTAAGGGCAAAGAAAAGCTGCCAATCTAT GTTGGAGAAGTTGGTCCGGTGTGGTTTTACCCAGAAACTCAGCTGGACTGTGTTGTGGCTGATCCCAAGAAAGGCTCAAAGATGTACGGCCTCAAGAGCTACATCGAGTACCAAATCACACCCAAC ACCACAAACCGACCAGTCAATCACAGATACAAGCACTTTGATTGGCTGTATGAGAGGCTGCTAGACAAATTTGGGTCAGCCATTCCAATTCCCTCTTTACCAGACAAGCAAGTGACAG GGCGTTTTGAGGAAGAGTTTATTAAGATGCGTATGGAGCGGTTGCAGGGCTGGATGACCAGGATGTGCAGGCACCCGGTCGTTTCCAGCAGTGAAGTATTCCAGATTTTCCTCACCTACAAGGACGAGAAG GACTGGAAGATGGggaagagaaaagcagaaaaggaCGAGACAGTGGGAGTGATGATCTTTACCACGATAGAGCCTGAAGCTGCAGACCTGGATCTTGTGGAAGT AGAGCAGAAATGTGAGCAGTTCAGCAGGTTCACCAAAGCCATGGATGACGGAGTGAAGGAAATCCTCACAGTGGGCAACGAGCACTGGAAGAGATGTACAGGCC CTTTGCCTAAAGAGTACATGAGAATCGGCAAAGCCTTCCAAAACCTTTCTGCCGTCTTCAACAGCAGTGGATACCAAG GTGAGTCAACTCTGACTGATGCCATGACGGCAGCAGGCAAGACATATGAGGAGATAGCTCAGATGGTGGCAGAGCAG CCCAAGAAAGACTTGCACTTCGTCATGGAGACCAACAATGAATATAAGGGTCTTCTTGGATGCTTCCCGGACACCATCGGAGTCCACAAG GCAGCCCTAGAAAAGGTGAAGGAGGCCGACAAGTTGGTGGCCACCAGTAAAATTACCCCTCAGGACAAAGTCACCATGGCTAAACGAGTCAGCACCATGTCATACGCATTACAAG CTGAGATGAACCACTTCCATAGCAACCGTATCTACGACTACAACAGGGTCATGCAGTTGTACTTGGAAGAGCAAGTCAAGTTTTACGAGACG ATTGCCGCAAAGCTGAGACAAGCACACAGTCAGTTCACAACAATGTGA
- the snx9b gene encoding sorting nexin-9b isoform X1, whose product MALKAQALYDFTAEAGNNELTVKEGETLIITNQSIGGGWIEAQNSRGEVGLVPEDYIEFSKPVPSFPGAGTAAPAVSVGNVAIPDLAIFDSFAPSAAPAQNQVDAGGLSPQPDSPNTPVSPYLSSPDEASNNIDPWSVWNADPTGGSNNNWASNPEGTQTGKGPGDPWGSVSQGHPQAYQGPDIYPYPYLIDNTGAEDDEWDDEWDDMKSTGGYAESESGDAGAIQRGAHASSMKISLNNRFPGFSKSGPELYLLCKQIAKGKEKLPIYVGEVGPVWFYPETQLDCVVADPKKGSKMYGLKSYIEYQITPNTTNRPVNHRYKHFDWLYERLLDKFGSAIPIPSLPDKQVTGRFEEEFIKMRMERLQGWMTRMCRHPVVSSSEVFQIFLTYKDEKDWKMGKRKAEKDETVGVMIFTTIEPEAADLDLVEVEQKCEQFSRFTKAMDDGVKEILTVGNEHWKRCTGPLPKEYMRIGKAFQNLSAVFNSSGYQGESTLTDAMTAAGKTYEEIAQMVAEQPKKDLHFVMETNNEYKGLLGCFPDTIGVHKAALEKVKEADKLVATSKITPQDKVTMAKRVSTMSYALQAEMNHFHSNRIYDYNRVMQLYLEEQVKFYETIAAKLRQAHSQFTTM is encoded by the exons ATGGCGCTAAAG GCACAAGCTTTATATGACTTCACTGCTGAGGCTGGAAACAACGAGTTGACGGTGAAAGAAGGCGAGACACTTATTATCACCAATCAG AGTATTGGAGGCGGCTGGATTGAAGCACAGAACTCCAGAGGAGAGGTTGGACTGGTGCCAGAAGACTACATTGAG TTCAGTAAGCCGGTACCATCGTTTCCAGGAGCAGGAACTGCAGCACCTGCTGTAAGTGTGGGAAATGTTGCAATTCCAGACCTCGCCATCTTCGATTCCTTCGCTCCTTCAGCAGCACCTGCACAAAACCAG GTGGATGCTGGGGGCTTAAGTCCCCAGCCGGACTCCCCCAACACCCCAGTTTCCCCCTACCTTTCGTCCCCTGATGAG GCTAGTAACAATATTGATCCCTGGTCGGTGTGGAACGCAGACCCTACGGGGGGCTCCAACAATAACTGGGCGTCCAATCCAGAGGGCACCCAGACTGGGAAGGGTCCTGGTGACCCCTGGGGCTCCGTATCACAGGGTCACCCGCAGGCTTACCAGGGTCCAG ACATCTACCCATATCCTTACCTTATCGATAACACAG GAGCGGAGGATGATGAGTGGGATGATGAGTGGGATGACATGAAGTCCACTGGAGGTTACGCCGAGTCAGAATCTGGAGATGCCGGAGCAATACAGAGAGGAGCTCATGCGTCTTCAATGAAAATCTCCCTCAACAA CAGGTTTCCTGGCTTCTCCAAGTCTGGCCCAGAGCTCTACCTCCTATGCAAGCAGATCGCTAAGGGCAAAGAAAAGCTGCCAATCTAT GTTGGAGAAGTTGGTCCGGTGTGGTTTTACCCAGAAACTCAGCTGGACTGTGTTGTGGCTGATCCCAAGAAAGGCTCAAAGATGTACGGCCTCAAGAGCTACATCGAGTACCAAATCACACCCAAC ACCACAAACCGACCAGTCAATCACAGATACAAGCACTTTGATTGGCTGTATGAGAGGCTGCTAGACAAATTTGGGTCAGCCATTCCAATTCCCTCTTTACCAGACAAGCAAGTGACAG GGCGTTTTGAGGAAGAGTTTATTAAGATGCGTATGGAGCGGTTGCAGGGCTGGATGACCAGGATGTGCAGGCACCCGGTCGTTTCCAGCAGTGAAGTATTCCAGATTTTCCTCACCTACAAGGACGAGAAG GACTGGAAGATGGggaagagaaaagcagaaaaggaCGAGACAGTGGGAGTGATGATCTTTACCACGATAGAGCCTGAAGCTGCAGACCTGGATCTTGTGGAAGT AGAGCAGAAATGTGAGCAGTTCAGCAGGTTCACCAAAGCCATGGATGACGGAGTGAAGGAAATCCTCACAGTGGGCAACGAGCACTGGAAGAGATGTACAGGCC CTTTGCCTAAAGAGTACATGAGAATCGGCAAAGCCTTCCAAAACCTTTCTGCCGTCTTCAACAGCAGTGGATACCAAG GTGAGTCAACTCTGACTGATGCCATGACGGCAGCAGGCAAGACATATGAGGAGATAGCTCAGATGGTGGCAGAGCAG CCCAAGAAAGACTTGCACTTCGTCATGGAGACCAACAATGAATATAAGGGTCTTCTTGGATGCTTCCCGGACACCATCGGAGTCCACAAG GCAGCCCTAGAAAAGGTGAAGGAGGCCGACAAGTTGGTGGCCACCAGTAAAATTACCCCTCAGGACAAAGTCACCATGGCTAAACGAGTCAGCACCATGTCATACGCATTACAAG CTGAGATGAACCACTTCCATAGCAACCGTATCTACGACTACAACAGGGTCATGCAGTTGTACTTGGAAGAGCAAGTCAAGTTTTACGAGACG ATTGCCGCAAAGCTGAGACAAGCACACAGTCAGTTCACAACAATGTGA
- the snx9b gene encoding sorting nexin-9b isoform X2: protein MALKAQALYDFTAEAGNNELTVKEGETLIITNQSIGGGWIEAQNSRGEVGLVPEDYIEFSKPVPSFPGAGTAAPAVSVGNVAIPDLAIFDSFAPSAAPAQNQVDAGGLSPQPDSPNTPVSPYLSSPDEASNNIDPWSVWNADPTGGSNNNWASNPEGTQTGKGPGDPWGSVSQGHPQAYQGPDIYPYPYLIDNTGAEDDEWDDEWDDMKSTGGYAESESGDAGAIQRGAHASSMKISLNKFPGFSKSGPELYLLCKQIAKGKEKLPIYVGEVGPVWFYPETQLDCVVADPKKGSKMYGLKSYIEYQITPNTTNRPVNHRYKHFDWLYERLLDKFGSAIPIPSLPDKQVTGRFEEEFIKMRMERLQGWMTRMCRHPVVSSSEVFQIFLTYKDEKDWKMGKRKAEKDETVGVMIFTTIEPEAADLDLVEVEQKCEQFSRFTKAMDDGVKEILTVGNEHWKRCTGPLPKEYMRIGKAFQNLSAVFNSSGYQGESTLTDAMTAAGKTYEEIAQMVAEQPKKDLHFVMETNNEYKGLLGCFPDTIGVHKAALEKVKEADKLVATSKITPQDKVTMAKRVSTMSYALQAEMNHFHSNRIYDYNRVMQLYLEEQVKFYETIAAKLRQAHSQFTTM from the exons ATGGCGCTAAAG GCACAAGCTTTATATGACTTCACTGCTGAGGCTGGAAACAACGAGTTGACGGTGAAAGAAGGCGAGACACTTATTATCACCAATCAG AGTATTGGAGGCGGCTGGATTGAAGCACAGAACTCCAGAGGAGAGGTTGGACTGGTGCCAGAAGACTACATTGAG TTCAGTAAGCCGGTACCATCGTTTCCAGGAGCAGGAACTGCAGCACCTGCTGTAAGTGTGGGAAATGTTGCAATTCCAGACCTCGCCATCTTCGATTCCTTCGCTCCTTCAGCAGCACCTGCACAAAACCAG GTGGATGCTGGGGGCTTAAGTCCCCAGCCGGACTCCCCCAACACCCCAGTTTCCCCCTACCTTTCGTCCCCTGATGAG GCTAGTAACAATATTGATCCCTGGTCGGTGTGGAACGCAGACCCTACGGGGGGCTCCAACAATAACTGGGCGTCCAATCCAGAGGGCACCCAGACTGGGAAGGGTCCTGGTGACCCCTGGGGCTCCGTATCACAGGGTCACCCGCAGGCTTACCAGGGTCCAG ACATCTACCCATATCCTTACCTTATCGATAACACAG GAGCGGAGGATGATGAGTGGGATGATGAGTGGGATGACATGAAGTCCACTGGAGGTTACGCCGAGTCAGAATCTGGAGATGCCGGAGCAATACAGAGAGGAGCTCATGCGTCTTCAATGAAAATCTCCCTCAACAA GTTTCCTGGCTTCTCCAAGTCTGGCCCAGAGCTCTACCTCCTATGCAAGCAGATCGCTAAGGGCAAAGAAAAGCTGCCAATCTAT GTTGGAGAAGTTGGTCCGGTGTGGTTTTACCCAGAAACTCAGCTGGACTGTGTTGTGGCTGATCCCAAGAAAGGCTCAAAGATGTACGGCCTCAAGAGCTACATCGAGTACCAAATCACACCCAAC ACCACAAACCGACCAGTCAATCACAGATACAAGCACTTTGATTGGCTGTATGAGAGGCTGCTAGACAAATTTGGGTCAGCCATTCCAATTCCCTCTTTACCAGACAAGCAAGTGACAG GGCGTTTTGAGGAAGAGTTTATTAAGATGCGTATGGAGCGGTTGCAGGGCTGGATGACCAGGATGTGCAGGCACCCGGTCGTTTCCAGCAGTGAAGTATTCCAGATTTTCCTCACCTACAAGGACGAGAAG GACTGGAAGATGGggaagagaaaagcagaaaaggaCGAGACAGTGGGAGTGATGATCTTTACCACGATAGAGCCTGAAGCTGCAGACCTGGATCTTGTGGAAGT AGAGCAGAAATGTGAGCAGTTCAGCAGGTTCACCAAAGCCATGGATGACGGAGTGAAGGAAATCCTCACAGTGGGCAACGAGCACTGGAAGAGATGTACAGGCC CTTTGCCTAAAGAGTACATGAGAATCGGCAAAGCCTTCCAAAACCTTTCTGCCGTCTTCAACAGCAGTGGATACCAAG GTGAGTCAACTCTGACTGATGCCATGACGGCAGCAGGCAAGACATATGAGGAGATAGCTCAGATGGTGGCAGAGCAG CCCAAGAAAGACTTGCACTTCGTCATGGAGACCAACAATGAATATAAGGGTCTTCTTGGATGCTTCCCGGACACCATCGGAGTCCACAAG GCAGCCCTAGAAAAGGTGAAGGAGGCCGACAAGTTGGTGGCCACCAGTAAAATTACCCCTCAGGACAAAGTCACCATGGCTAAACGAGTCAGCACCATGTCATACGCATTACAAG CTGAGATGAACCACTTCCATAGCAACCGTATCTACGACTACAACAGGGTCATGCAGTTGTACTTGGAAGAGCAAGTCAAGTTTTACGAGACG ATTGCCGCAAAGCTGAGACAAGCACACAGTCAGTTCACAACAATGTGA
- the snx9b gene encoding sorting nexin-9b isoform X5 has protein sequence MALKAQALYDFTAEAGNNELTVKEGETLIITNQSIGGGWIEAQNSRGEVGLVPEDYIEFSKPVPSFPGAGTAAPAVSVGNVAIPDLAIFDSFAPSAAPAQNQASNNIDPWSVWNADPTGGSNNNWASNPEGTQTGKGPGDPWGSVSQGHPQAYQGPDIYPYPYLIDNTGAEDDEWDDEWDDMKSTGGYAESESGDAGAIQRGAHASSMKISLNNRFPGFSKSGPELYLLCKQIAKGKEKLPIYVGEVGPVWFYPETQLDCVVADPKKGSKMYGLKSYIEYQITPNTTNRPVNHRYKHFDWLYERLLDKFGSAIPIPSLPDKQVTGRFEEEFIKMRMERLQGWMTRMCRHPVVSSSEVFQIFLTYKDEKDWKMGKRKAEKDETVGVMIFTTIEPEAADLDLVEVEQKCEQFSRFTKAMDDGVKEILTVGNEHWKRCTGPLPKEYMRIGKAFQNLSAVFNSSGYQGESTLTDAMTAAGKTYEEIAQMVAEQPKKDLHFVMETNNEYKGLLGCFPDTIGVHKAALEKVKEADKLVATSKITPQDKVTMAKRVSTMSYALQAEMNHFHSNRIYDYNRVMQLYLEEQVKFYETIAAKLRQAHSQFTTM, from the exons ATGGCGCTAAAG GCACAAGCTTTATATGACTTCACTGCTGAGGCTGGAAACAACGAGTTGACGGTGAAAGAAGGCGAGACACTTATTATCACCAATCAG AGTATTGGAGGCGGCTGGATTGAAGCACAGAACTCCAGAGGAGAGGTTGGACTGGTGCCAGAAGACTACATTGAG TTCAGTAAGCCGGTACCATCGTTTCCAGGAGCAGGAACTGCAGCACCTGCTGTAAGTGTGGGAAATGTTGCAATTCCAGACCTCGCCATCTTCGATTCCTTCGCTCCTTCAGCAGCACCTGCACAAAACCAG GCTAGTAACAATATTGATCCCTGGTCGGTGTGGAACGCAGACCCTACGGGGGGCTCCAACAATAACTGGGCGTCCAATCCAGAGGGCACCCAGACTGGGAAGGGTCCTGGTGACCCCTGGGGCTCCGTATCACAGGGTCACCCGCAGGCTTACCAGGGTCCAG ACATCTACCCATATCCTTACCTTATCGATAACACAG GAGCGGAGGATGATGAGTGGGATGATGAGTGGGATGACATGAAGTCCACTGGAGGTTACGCCGAGTCAGAATCTGGAGATGCCGGAGCAATACAGAGAGGAGCTCATGCGTCTTCAATGAAAATCTCCCTCAACAA CAGGTTTCCTGGCTTCTCCAAGTCTGGCCCAGAGCTCTACCTCCTATGCAAGCAGATCGCTAAGGGCAAAGAAAAGCTGCCAATCTAT GTTGGAGAAGTTGGTCCGGTGTGGTTTTACCCAGAAACTCAGCTGGACTGTGTTGTGGCTGATCCCAAGAAAGGCTCAAAGATGTACGGCCTCAAGAGCTACATCGAGTACCAAATCACACCCAAC ACCACAAACCGACCAGTCAATCACAGATACAAGCACTTTGATTGGCTGTATGAGAGGCTGCTAGACAAATTTGGGTCAGCCATTCCAATTCCCTCTTTACCAGACAAGCAAGTGACAG GGCGTTTTGAGGAAGAGTTTATTAAGATGCGTATGGAGCGGTTGCAGGGCTGGATGACCAGGATGTGCAGGCACCCGGTCGTTTCCAGCAGTGAAGTATTCCAGATTTTCCTCACCTACAAGGACGAGAAG GACTGGAAGATGGggaagagaaaagcagaaaaggaCGAGACAGTGGGAGTGATGATCTTTACCACGATAGAGCCTGAAGCTGCAGACCTGGATCTTGTGGAAGT AGAGCAGAAATGTGAGCAGTTCAGCAGGTTCACCAAAGCCATGGATGACGGAGTGAAGGAAATCCTCACAGTGGGCAACGAGCACTGGAAGAGATGTACAGGCC CTTTGCCTAAAGAGTACATGAGAATCGGCAAAGCCTTCCAAAACCTTTCTGCCGTCTTCAACAGCAGTGGATACCAAG GTGAGTCAACTCTGACTGATGCCATGACGGCAGCAGGCAAGACATATGAGGAGATAGCTCAGATGGTGGCAGAGCAG CCCAAGAAAGACTTGCACTTCGTCATGGAGACCAACAATGAATATAAGGGTCTTCTTGGATGCTTCCCGGACACCATCGGAGTCCACAAG GCAGCCCTAGAAAAGGTGAAGGAGGCCGACAAGTTGGTGGCCACCAGTAAAATTACCCCTCAGGACAAAGTCACCATGGCTAAACGAGTCAGCACCATGTCATACGCATTACAAG CTGAGATGAACCACTTCCATAGCAACCGTATCTACGACTACAACAGGGTCATGCAGTTGTACTTGGAAGAGCAAGTCAAGTTTTACGAGACG ATTGCCGCAAAGCTGAGACAAGCACACAGTCAGTTCACAACAATGTGA